Proteins encoded in a region of the Thermus thermamylovorans genome:
- a CDS encoding carboxymuconolactone decarboxylase family protein: MSVRRALWGEKEEAIERALREVDEDLFRYIRDFAYEEVLARPGLDLKTRELLAITALIALGSPKELATHLEGALRVGAREEEVREAILQSALFLGFPRALAAMKLFQKVLRSRGPADAGEG, encoded by the coding sequence ATGAGCGTGCGGCGGGCGCTTTGGGGAGAGAAGGAGGAGGCCATAGAAAGGGCCCTGCGGGAGGTGGACGAGGACCTCTTCCGCTACATCCGGGACTTCGCCTACGAGGAGGTCCTGGCCCGGCCCGGCCTCGACCTGAAGACCCGGGAGCTCCTCGCCATCACCGCCCTCATCGCCCTGGGCAGCCCCAAGGAGCTGGCCACCCACCTGGAGGGGGCGTTGCGGGTGGGGGCTAGGGAAGAGGAGGTGCGGGAGGCCATCCTGCAGTCCGCCCTCTTCCTGGGCTTTCCCCGGGCCCTGGCCGCCATGAAGCTCTTCCAAAAGGTGCTCCGGAGCCGTGGTCCTGCTGACGCGGGGGAAGGATAG
- a CDS encoding uroporphyrinogen-III synthase: MVLLTRGKDRALLERLAAMGLEAAEVALLEQVDLPGLRELPGKLGQADWVAVTSKEGARRLLRAWEEAGRPPLRVAAVGEGTGEVLRAGGLPPAFVPGRATAQDLAQAFPEAGRVLFVAGDLAGRGLEAGLRGRGIPVERLEVYATRERVLTLEEVALLERAEVVAFFSPSGVRAFARWTKRRPQAACIGPSTGEEARRLGFPTVEAESPGLEGLFRAVLRGLGAP, encoded by the coding sequence GTGGTCCTGCTGACGCGGGGGAAGGATAGGGCGCTTTTGGAAAGGCTGGCCGCCATGGGCCTCGAGGCGGCGGAGGTGGCCCTTTTGGAGCAGGTGGACCTCCCGGGGCTGAGGGAGCTCCCCGGGAAGCTGGGGCAGGCCGACTGGGTGGCGGTGACCTCCAAGGAGGGGGCCAGGCGGCTCCTCCGGGCCTGGGAGGAGGCCGGGCGCCCTCCCCTCCGGGTGGCGGCGGTGGGGGAGGGGACGGGGGAGGTGCTGCGGGCGGGGGGGCTACCCCCGGCCTTCGTCCCGGGAAGGGCCACGGCCCAGGACCTGGCGCAAGCCTTCCCGGAGGCGGGGAGGGTGCTCTTCGTGGCCGGGGACCTGGCGGGGCGGGGCCTGGAGGCGGGGCTCCGGGGGCGGGGGATCCCGGTGGAGCGCCTCGAGGTCTACGCCACCCGGGAGCGGGTTCTGACCCTGGAAGAGGTGGCCCTTCTGGAGCGGGCGGAGGTGGTGGCCTTTTTTAGCCCGAGTGGGGTGAGGGCCTTTGCCCGGTGGACGAAAAGGCGGCCCCAGGCGGCCTGCATCGGCCCCAGCACCGGGGAGGAGGCCCGGCGGCTCGGCTTTCCCACGGTGGAGGCGGAAAGCCCCGGCCTCGAGGGCCTCTTCCGGGCAGTGCTCCGGGGCCTGGGAGCCCCCTGA
- the hemA gene encoding glutamyl-tRNA reductase, whose protein sequence is MPLPLYLVGLNHKVAPVEVRERGALDPVVALPAALRALGRGVILSTCNRTEIYGVGSPRAAQALFRERGVEARHLYRKEGAEALRHLFRVAAGLDSLVVGEAQILGQVREALFLARKHGATEALLEKAFQSALALGKRARSETAIGAGAVSVAYAALDLALAVYGDLTGLAVAVLGAGEMAELFLTHLRAQGVGRVLVVNRTPERAQALAERFGGEAYPLTALPQVLRHADLVVASAAAPRYLVGPEDLPKRAKPLFLIDIALPRNIHPGVGRLPHAYLYNLDDLERVVGKNLEARRGEVPKVEALIEGALGDYLEWYAGHRVREAIRALEGWAHREVARELPQADPLTRHKEAGRRAHPWILALKARARTFLEGPPCPEDCPLLAFRPPRP, encoded by the coding sequence ATGCCCCTACCCCTTTACCTGGTGGGCCTGAACCACAAGGTCGCCCCGGTGGAGGTCCGGGAACGGGGGGCCCTGGACCCGGTGGTGGCCCTGCCCGCCGCCCTGAGGGCCCTGGGCAGGGGGGTGATCCTCTCCACCTGCAACCGCACGGAGATCTACGGGGTGGGAAGCCCCAGGGCGGCCCAGGCCCTCTTCCGGGAGCGGGGCGTGGAGGCGCGCCACCTCTACCGGAAGGAGGGGGCGGAGGCCCTGCGCCACCTCTTCCGGGTGGCGGCGGGGCTGGACTCCCTGGTGGTGGGGGAGGCCCAGATCCTGGGCCAGGTGCGGGAGGCCCTCTTTCTGGCCAGGAAGCATGGGGCCACAGAGGCCCTTCTGGAAAAGGCCTTCCAGTCGGCCCTCGCCCTGGGCAAGCGGGCCCGGAGCGAGACGGCCATCGGGGCCGGGGCGGTGAGCGTGGCCTACGCCGCCTTGGACCTGGCCCTGGCGGTCTACGGGGACCTCACGGGGCTCGCCGTGGCCGTCCTGGGGGCGGGGGAGATGGCGGAGCTCTTCCTCACCCACCTGAGGGCCCAGGGGGTGGGGCGGGTCCTGGTGGTGAACCGCACCCCAGAAAGGGCCCAGGCCCTGGCGGAGCGCTTCGGGGGGGAGGCCTACCCCCTCACGGCCCTCCCCCAGGTCCTGCGCCATGCGGACCTGGTGGTGGCCTCCGCCGCCGCTCCCCGCTACCTGGTGGGCCCTGAGGACCTGCCCAAAAGGGCCAAGCCCCTTTTCCTCATCGACATCGCCCTCCCCCGGAACATCCACCCCGGGGTGGGCAGGCTGCCCCACGCCTACCTCTACAACCTGGACGACCTGGAAAGGGTGGTGGGGAAGAACCTGGAAGCCCGCCGGGGGGAGGTCCCCAAGGTGGAGGCCCTCATCGAGGGGGCCTTGGGGGACTACCTGGAGTGGTATGCGGGCCACCGGGTGCGGGAGGCCATACGGGCCCTGGAGGGCTGGGCGCACCGGGAGGTGGCCCGGGAGCTTCCCCAGGCCGACCCCCTCACCCGGCACAAGGAGGCGGGCCGCCGGGCCCATCCCTGGATCCTGGCCCTGAAGGCCCGGGCACGGACCTTCCTCGAGGGCCCCCCCTGCCCCGAGGACTGCCCCCTCCTGGCCTTCCGCCCCCCCAGGCCATGA
- the ccsA gene encoding cytochrome c biogenesis protein CcsA, with product MTLPALLVLGGVLLLALGFFWPRGPVLAALLYLGAALAEALAKGLFAGPAQPALVLGGLLALRGETLFLRPRLFPLRRYLVLLALLLGLFALKALPHPGGELPLLLTLVHAGAFVVAYLALAVGVGAGVMGALQDLRLRAAPERALLAAPLWSLRRLERGYLKVGYLAATLGLGSGMAWAWGHFGSPLVLDPKEASVLLAWLLLTLYLLLEERLRGYPRMGLLLLAYALLLFAFLGAPFLGSRHPSRLGL from the coding sequence ATGACCCTCCCCGCCCTCCTGGTCTTAGGGGGGGTGCTCCTCCTGGCCCTGGGGTTCTTCTGGCCCCGGGGCCCCGTCCTGGCCGCCCTCCTCTACCTAGGGGCCGCCCTGGCCGAGGCCCTGGCCAAGGGCCTCTTCGCCGGCCCGGCCCAGCCCGCCCTGGTCCTGGGGGGGCTTCTGGCCCTCCGGGGGGAGACCCTCTTCCTCCGGCCCAGGCTTTTCCCCTTGCGCCGCTACCTGGTCCTCCTGGCCCTCCTCCTGGGCCTCTTCGCCCTCAAGGCCCTCCCCCACCCCGGGGGGGAGCTCCCCCTCCTCCTCACCCTGGTCCACGCCGGGGCCTTCGTGGTGGCCTACCTGGCCCTGGCGGTGGGGGTGGGGGCGGGGGTCATGGGAGCGCTGCAGGACCTCCGCCTGCGGGCCGCCCCGGAAAGGGCCCTCCTGGCCGCTCCCCTCTGGAGCCTGAGACGGCTGGAGCGGGGCTACCTCAAGGTGGGCTACCTGGCCGCCACCCTGGGCCTAGGGAGCGGCATGGCCTGGGCCTGGGGGCACTTCGGCAGCCCCCTGGTCCTGGACCCCAAGGAGGCCTCCGTCCTCCTGGCCTGGCTTCTCCTCACCCTCTACCTCCTGCTGGAGGAAAGGCTCCGGGGCTACCCCCGCATGGGGCTTCTCCTCCTGGCCTACGCCCTCCTCCTCTTCGCCTTCTTAGGGGCGCCCTTCCTGGGGTCCCGGCACCCCTCGAGGTTGGGTTTGTAG
- a CDS encoding SHOCT-like domain-containing protein, producing MEDKRRILEMVREGVLSPEEALELLAVLEERERPEAEAPAASPAPGHPQIRILATGANLEVRGVAGLAEPEGKGGTLAREEEGYLYRVAFGEGALRVPEGVWLALEARGSNVELARVALRGRALGANLEGEALVGLDLDLVGGNLEAGLLLWEGEHRLLVQAGNAELRFLPGSDLLVEAEARLGQVEAEGPWRRVAGPGGFRGVLGEGRARLSARVRMGNLELEA from the coding sequence ATGGAGGATAAGCGGCGCATCCTGGAGATGGTGCGGGAGGGGGTCCTTTCCCCCGAGGAAGCCCTGGAGCTTCTGGCGGTCCTGGAGGAGCGGGAAAGGCCGGAGGCGGAGGCGCCCGCGGCCTCCCCGGCCCCAGGCCACCCCCAGATCCGGATCCTGGCCACGGGGGCCAACCTGGAAGTGCGGGGGGTGGCGGGCCTGGCGGAGCCCGAGGGCAAGGGGGGCACCCTGGCGCGGGAGGAGGAAGGGTACCTGTACCGGGTGGCCTTCGGCGAGGGGGCGCTCCGGGTGCCGGAGGGGGTGTGGCTGGCCCTGGAGGCCAGGGGGAGCAACGTGGAGCTCGCCCGGGTGGCCCTCAGGGGCCGGGCCCTGGGAGCCAACCTGGAGGGGGAGGCCCTGGTGGGGCTGGACCTGGACCTGGTAGGAGGCAACCTGGAGGCAGGCCTCCTCCTCTGGGAGGGGGAGCACCGCCTCCTGGTCCAGGCGGGCAACGCCGAGCTCCGCTTCCTGCCGGGCTCGGACCTCCTGGTGGAGGCCGAGGCCCGTTTGGGCCAGGTGGAGGCGGAGGGTCCCTGGCGCCGGGTGGCGGGGCCGGGGGGCTTCCGGGGAGTCCTGGGGGAAGGCCGGGCCAGGCTCTCGGCCCGGGTGCGGATGGGCAACCTGGAACTGGAGGCCTGA
- a CDS encoding SHOCT-like domain-containing protein, whose amino-acid sequence MEEKRRVLEMLKAGEIGVEEALALLEAMAGPKPKAPGPARLLRVRVEAEEGGKPVRVQVNLPLALAELLEGFLPEEAKLALGRRGVNLKDLLALVKEGVPEGKLVEVAAEEEDGPVHILVEVV is encoded by the coding sequence ATGGAGGAGAAGCGGCGGGTGCTGGAGATGCTGAAGGCAGGGGAAATCGGCGTGGAGGAGGCTTTGGCCCTCCTGGAGGCCATGGCGGGGCCAAAGCCCAAGGCCCCGGGGCCGGCCCGGCTCCTCCGGGTGCGGGTGGAGGCCGAGGAAGGGGGCAAGCCGGTGCGGGTGCAGGTCAACCTGCCCCTGGCCCTGGCGGAACTCCTGGAGGGGTTCCTGCCCGAGGAGGCCAAGCTGGCCCTGGGGCGCCGAGGGGTAAACCTCAAGGACCTCCTGGCCCTGGTCAAGGAGGGGGTCCCCGAGGGCAAGCTGGTGGAGGTAGCGGCGGAGGAGGAGGACGGGCCGGTGCATATCCTGGTGGAGGTGGTGTGA
- a CDS encoding MFS transporter has translation MASSSHPLGVPAFRRLFLSRLLTNLSFGFTEVPLLWWVLERTGSPAAPAQLALVASLGLVLAAPLGGLLADRGSKRQQILLSQGADVLLQLLLVLAVLRALPLPGVYLLVGLSALVTGLRLPALAALQPLLVPREVYQQANAAMSLGITFSLMASSAAAGAATGLLGVAGALLVGVALLALGLLPALGLPDPQAGGRGAGSGEGGVLEGLWTLLRDRPLAFLVLAAFLINLVLAPVGPLMAPLAQALGAGPGGYGLLSGSLFLGQLCGMLYLNLRPVPPGAFPLAALALGLGVGGLGLADRLSWALASLGAAGVAAAFLNILALTLLQGRVDPGRLGRVSGLAQALALGAQPLGLALASPLLARLDLGEVFLLAGGLVGLLALGWLWVWKGVRP, from the coding sequence TTGGCCTCCTCTAGCCATCCCCTGGGGGTTCCCGCCTTCCGGCGGCTTTTCCTCTCCCGCCTCCTCACCAACCTGAGCTTCGGCTTCACCGAGGTTCCCCTCCTCTGGTGGGTCCTGGAGCGCACCGGTTCCCCCGCAGCCCCGGCCCAGCTGGCCCTGGTGGCCTCCTTGGGCCTGGTCCTGGCGGCCCCCTTGGGGGGGCTTCTGGCCGACCGGGGGAGCAAAAGGCAGCAGATCCTCCTCTCCCAAGGGGCGGACGTCCTCCTCCAGCTCCTCCTGGTCCTGGCGGTCCTCCGCGCCCTGCCCCTCCCGGGGGTCTACCTCCTGGTGGGGCTTTCCGCCCTGGTCACCGGGCTCCGCCTCCCGGCCCTGGCGGCCCTTCAGCCCCTTCTGGTCCCCCGGGAGGTCTACCAGCAGGCCAACGCCGCCATGAGCCTGGGGATCACCTTTAGCCTCATGGCCTCCTCCGCCGCCGCCGGGGCGGCCACGGGGCTTTTGGGGGTGGCGGGGGCCCTCCTGGTGGGGGTGGCCCTCCTGGCCCTGGGCCTCCTCCCCGCCCTGGGGCTTCCCGATCCCCAGGCGGGGGGCCGGGGGGCAGGGAGCGGGGAGGGAGGGGTTTTGGAGGGCCTGTGGACCCTGCTTCGGGACCGCCCCCTCGCCTTTTTGGTCCTGGCGGCCTTCCTCATCAACCTGGTCCTGGCCCCCGTGGGCCCCCTCATGGCCCCCCTGGCCCAGGCCCTGGGGGCAGGGCCAGGGGGGTACGGGCTCCTGAGCGGCTCCCTCTTCCTGGGGCAGCTTTGCGGCATGCTCTACCTCAACCTGCGCCCCGTTCCCCCGGGGGCTTTCCCCCTGGCGGCCCTGGCCCTGGGCCTGGGGGTGGGGGGGCTGGGCCTGGCGGACCGCTTGTCCTGGGCCCTGGCCTCCTTAGGGGCCGCCGGGGTAGCGGCGGCCTTCCTGAACATCCTGGCCCTAACCCTCCTGCAGGGGCGGGTGGACCCCGGCAGGCTGGGCCGGGTTTCCGGCCTGGCCCAGGCCCTCGCCCTGGGGGCCCAGCCCTTGGGCCTGGCCCTGGCCTCCCCCCTCCTGGCCCGGCTGGACCTAGGGGAGGTCTTCCTCCTGGCGGGGGGGCTGGTGGGGCTTCTGGCCTTGGGATGGCTTTGGGTTTGGAAGGGGGTGCGTCCTTGA
- a CDS encoding DUF2089 domain-containing protein — translation MPVRCPACEGPLAVKALFCPSCGTEVHGRFQANEFALLPKEHLDFLRLFVKTRGNLKEVERVLGVSYPTVRARLDALLKALGYEGEEQGEERLEVLEALRRGEISLEEAVARLRGERS, via the coding sequence ATGCCCGTACGTTGCCCGGCTTGCGAGGGCCCTTTGGCGGTGAAGGCCCTCTTTTGTCCCTCTTGCGGCACCGAGGTGCACGGCCGCTTCCAGGCCAACGAGTTCGCCCTTTTGCCCAAGGAACACCTGGACTTTCTAAGGCTCTTCGTGAAGACCCGGGGGAACCTGAAGGAGGTGGAGCGGGTCCTCGGGGTCTCCTACCCCACGGTGCGGGCCCGGCTGGACGCCCTCCTGAAGGCCCTGGGCTACGAGGGGGAGGAGCAGGGGGAGGAGCGCCTGGAGGTGCTGGAGGCCCTGAGGCGGGGGGAGATCAGCCTGGAGGAGGCGGTGGCTCGCTTGCGGGGAGAGAGAAGCTGA